The Microcystis panniformis FACHB-1757 region TGGGTAATTAATTTTGCATGACTACTTATGGTTCGATAGGGGGGCATAAATCGACTAAATCCTTATCTGGCAAGAGATTTAATTGATTAGTTCGCTCTAGATCAAAAACAATTGACAAAAATCGCCAAATATCTTTCTCTATAAGGGTTTCATCTCTTATAATCCTGTCCGTTGCATAAGACAAACCGAAGAACCCTTTTCTAGTTCTTTAGCACAGTGATTAAATATTAACTCAACTTCTGACCATCCTAACCCTTCTTCTCGACTTATTTCTTCGATGCTACAATTTTTTACTCTCTCATAAATCATCGATTCATAGCGAATTGTATGATGCTGTCTTAATCTCATAAAACTCAGTCTTTCGCTGATATACTTTTGGCACTTTTGACAATGAAACTGACGGCGTGGTACTTCTAAATATACTGGATTACCTAATATTGACAAGTCTCTGACTAGATTATACTCTGTCTGATTGATTCTGTCTAAGGTTTGATGGCAATTCGGACATTCAATTGTTTCATTTAAAAGAGCAAGCTTTAGGAAAATTGTCTGAGCAATTTTTTGATAATTGACCACTGTTACATTTGGTAAATCGAGGAGTTGATCAAAATTTATCCACATAACCCACCTCCTGTTCTGTGTTACTATTATACCATGCTCACACAGAACCTAGAAGAGCCAAAAAGGCATAAAATTGCATAAAATAGAACTCTTGCAAATTAATTATATGTTATAATGATGGGTTAACTAATTTTCCCCAAAAAATTAGTTAACCAGTACATTAGTCCTGAATGAAAACTTGAAGTTTAACTTTTAACTCAAAACTCTTTAGATATGCTTTAATTTGGTTATCAAAACCTCTTTATTTAAGCAGCACAAACTATCTCAATTTTTATAATTGAGAATAAATTCTCCTTGACTTGATTAATCTTTAGGCAACTTTTAAGAAGCTGCTATACCTATCCCTAACTCACAGTTATAAATAGCCGCCAACAAGTTAACTCTTAAACTATATCTTCGACGACGATTCCGATATTTACAGGATAAGATTTTAAAGATTTTGAGTTTCCTATTTATATGTTCAATGATAATCCTTTCTTTGGCTAAAGCCTTGTTATACTCTTTTTCTAACTCTGTTAATTTTCTATTTTTCGATTTCTTTTTCGGTGTATAACTATTACTATGGTATGCAGCTATTCCCTGATAACCACTGTCTTCTATGCTGGTAGTTAAAGGATGAAAACGAACTCGACTTTTTTTAAATAAACTAAAATCATGACCTCTACCTTTACCACAAAAGACACAGATAATTTCCTCGGTATTTTGATCAGCTACTAATTGGGATTTTAAAGTATGATAACCTCTTTTACCCCCCAAAAAATCTTTCTGTTTCTTTTTGGGGCGTTCAATGGGAGTTTCCGTTACATCCATTACCGTTACGACCGGTATCTCTGCTTGATTGAGTAAAGCTTTTTTTCCTTTTAAACGGAAGTTTCCCGATTGTAAAAGCATTTTTTCCGTCTTATTTACAATCCGACATATAGTTGATTCTGATAGTTCCCAGCTTGTACCAATGTGAAAATATGTTCTATATTCTCGCCAATATTCTAACGTTACTAAAACTTGTTCTTCTATAGATAGTTTAGGTTTCGGTCTCCTTTTAGATGGTGAATTAGAGTCGGCTTCAACACTTTTTACTGATTCTACCATCTTTCTATATGTTTGTTTATACACACCGAAACGGCGTTTGAATTGTTCATCTGATAAGTTTTGATAATCCATAATTTTGCTAATAAACATAGCAAAATTATAGATGATTTCCTGACCTAAGATCACATTTTATTCTTTTTTCCACTTCAATCTAAGAATTGAGAAAAAAGCAAAACCTTATATTATACCATAAAAAAATTATGCAAGAGGTCTAATCACTAAATAGAGCATTTAATTGATTATTATTCATTCTTAATTCTCCTGACTACTGACTCCTAACCCTCACAACAATTTTTGATTTTTGCAAGAGGTCTATTCTAAGGCGCAATTACGCTCTGAGAGAAGAATTGGGCTTGCAGATGTCAGTCACGACTATTGAAATTGGTATAACGTCCCTTAAATGAGTTACACCAAATAAGTGACCTAGATCGTGTGACTGGTAAGAGGGAGAGGAACAATCTATCCTAAACAGTAATAGAGAGCTAGATAGCAAAATACTCCTTAGCAAGATCTCGCTCTAGCTCTCGATGTGGAATACGAGAAGACAGACAAGGTTAGGTCAGACCTAATTCTGTCGAAATTGTTCTTAATTTTATCGACATTTTAGCGACTACTTGCGCTCAGGAAGGTACTTATATGGATCAGCCTTTTGAAAGTGATGTTATGGAGGACTTAGCCGCTAATTCCTCCTTTGCCGATGAGGGAGCCTTCGATGCTTGGGAAGGTATGGAAAGCGAAGGTTTTGAAGGATTTGAAGCCGAAGACAGTTTTGGCGAAGACCAATTAGGATGGGAAGATATGGGAGGAGAGGGCTTTCTGGGAGAAGACGAATACGAGGCGGAATTAGGGGAAGATTTCGGCGATGATTACCTCATCGATAGCGGAGTCAATGATTGGGATGCCCTAGAAGAAGCCGTTGCCGATGCCCTAGACGCGGAAGACAGCGATGAATTTTTCCGACAATTATTAGGAGGAATTAGCCGGGTGGCGGGGGCAGCCCGTCGGGGAGCCACCACTGCCAGCCGGGTAGCCCGGGGGGTGGGACGGGCGGTCCAAACTGCCGGACGAGTAGCTGGACAGGTGCAGCGAGTGGCAGGCCAAGTGCAGCGAGTGGCGGGACGTGCCGGACGCGCTGCCAATCCCTTGGCCAGCATTTTGGGGCAAATAGCACCACTGCTGCAACAGTATGCCGCCCAGGGCTTTGATGAATTGGATGCCCTAGAAGACTTAGCTGATTTATTTGCCGATGAGGAGCTAGATGAGGCTTTACCCGTAATAGCTGGTATAGCAGCCCGCACTATGGTTAGACCGGTGCTGCGCCGTGCCGCCCTCAGTAGTCCTCTCCGTCGTCAGATCGTTCACAGTACCACCCAAGTGGCTCGAAATCTAGTGCGCCGTCAGGGACCAGCTGCCCTGCGAGCTTTGCCGAGAATAGCTCAGAGTGTCGGACAAACCGCCGCTCGTCGTCGTTTATCCCCCAGTCGCTTACCGCAAGCTATCCGACAAACCGGGGCGAGAGTGGCGGCGCAACCCCGTTTAGTACGGCAGTTATCCCGTCCCGCCCCGGGGATGAGAAGAACTTCTGTTCGCCCCGGCCCCAGTCGCGGTGGTCTGCCCCAGCGCCTAAGACTACAAGGACCGGTGGAAATTATGATCACGCGCCTATAGCTATTTCTGCCCTTGCAATTAGGAGAGAAAAATCATGTATCAAGCCTTTGAAACCGATGTCATGGATGACTTGTTTTACGATCAAGTGGAAGGCCCCGCCCAAAGGGGCGACTATTACGATAGTTACGATGCCGGGGATGAATTCGGGGAATACGATCTGGCCGAAGCCGATGATGATGCCTTTATCGGTGGTTTAATTCGCGGCATCGGATCGATGCTCGGTAGTGGTCAGGGATTTGACGAGATGGAAGACTGGGGAGAACAGGGCTACGATTCTGGTTTCGATGCCCTGGAGGATGCCCTGGCCGATGCCCTGGCCGAGGAGGACACGGACGAGTTTTTCCGACGCTTGGGACGCATCGCTCGCAATGTGGGACGCAGAGTCGGACAAGTTGCTGGAAGAGTGGGCCGGGGAATTGGTTCCGTAGCCCGCGTGGTCGGACCGATCGCCAGTATGATTCCCCTACCGCAAGCGCAATTAATCGGACGTATTGCCAACGTGGCCGGAAGACTTTTGGCTGATGAGGCCGATGAGTTTGAGGCTTTGGAGGACTTATTTGACCTGGCCGAGACGGAAGATGCGATCGATGCGGCCGCTCCCTTTGTTTCCGCCGTTGCCCTGCGGACCGCTATGCCCAATATCTCGCGACTACCGCGGCAAACTCGCCGGCAATTGGTCAGTAGTGTCAGCCAAGCTACACGCACCCTCGCCCGTCGTCAAGGGCCGGCCGCCGCTAGAGCCGTGCCTCGCATTGTGCGCGGTGTTAGTCGTACCGTTGCCCAAAGAGGTTTACCCGCCCGGTCCGTGGCCCCTGCCGTGCGTCGTGCCGCCGCCCGAGTCGCCCAAAGTCCTCGCACCGTGCGCCGTTTAGCCCGTCCGCTCACGACCACATCTGGCCCGAGTCCGCATCGCCCCGGCCGGCAATCGATGTCCGGGGGACGACCTTGCCCCACCTGTGGCCGTAGCCATAGCTATCGTCTGCGCGGACCGGTAACTATTCGCATTCAAGGCAGTTAGGCAACCAACCGCAATGGGGGCAGTATGGGAACGAGAGCTTTTCTACACAATAAAATTTTAGATCTAACGGCGCGAGCGCGTCGTCTAGTCAGGGTAAATTATGCTTCCGTGGGGATTCGCCCCCAAGATTTACCCTACGCTCCCTCTCCCGACCATTTTCGGGCAGCTAATCAACGTCTGGCTAAGATTGATCGCCAAATTCAGCGTCGTCTTCAGCATCTACAAGGGACGTGGAACGAGTCACCGATAGAGCGAGTTTTAATCGATATAGCACTGGTAGAACGGGAAATTGACCGCGCTCGCCGTAGTTTTGGCCTATTTTTTGAAATTTTTAGTCAAAGGGGTTCCTCTTTTGCCGCCGCTCTCGCCGCCCATGATCTGATCGCGATCGATTGTTATCGGGCTGTTCGCGAGTCCTCCCCGGGATTATTTCGCGCACCGATGCTCAAACCCTTGTGTTATATGGAACACGGTTTCTCGCCTGCTACCATGCGTCGTGGAGTTTTGCTGACTCGTCTTTTGGGAGAACCTAATCCCTTCCCGATTATCCGGATTCCTTGGGATCGAGATAATCCTTGGCAACCGGTCTTTATCCACGAAGTAGCCCACAATCTGCAAGCGGATCTGGGTATCTGGCAGGAAAATCGTCAAGCGGTGATCCGTCGCATTCTCGGCACCAGTGGCGACCCCAGTATTACTCGCATCTACGGACGCTGGCATAAGGAAGTTTTTGCCGATTTAGCGGCGATTTTATTAGCAGGTCCAGCTGCGGCCTGGGGAATGGCACTTTTTCTGGCTCATCCCGCTCCCCGTACCCTTACCTATCGTCCCGGAGGAGCGCACCCGACGGCATATCTGAGGATTTTGATCTTAGCGGAAATGTTGCGACGGATGGGATTTGGTCAAGAGGGCGATCGCTTACGGCGCGTCTGGCAGCAACTCTATAACCCTAATCGTTTTCACCGTCTGCCGGCACGTCTGTTAACCACCTCGGAATTGTTAATTCCCCATCTGGTGGATGAAATTGCCTATCAAACCCGTCGCAATCTCGCCCAACAGGCCCTGGCGGATATTATTCCTTTTTCTGAAGATGATGAAAAAGCGATTCAAGCTGGTGCTAGACAATTAGTCCACGGAGAGGTTCCCCCCGATTTACCGCCGCGATTTCTGGTCAGCGCCGCTAGTTATGCCCTCGCTACTGGTCAAATTCCCGCCCGTCAGTTATCCAATCGGGTTATTAATCATCTTACCTCCCCTATTCCCCCATCTTCACCCAGTTTTAAAGAAATACAAGCCGCTTTGCTCTGAAAACTTAGGAATATAGGGGATAACTGATCACTGAAACAACCCCAACACCTTTTTTCCTTGCCCTGATAAATTATGAACACTTCATCTGGCAATCCGTTTAATTATAGTAGTGCCATGGCCAAAAATAATGGCCTGATGGCGAACAGTAGTTCTCGTATGGCGTTGGATAATCTTCTGCGGCGAGAATTAAAAGTCAGCGATCCCAATGATGCCAAACAGATAGCAGAGGCATTACTAAACCGCTATAAAAACAATCCTAGAGCATTAGCCATCAACAAGGAGGCGGAGGGAGTTCCCTTTCTTTTGGCTTCTGGTACACCGATGGCCTTGCAGCAAGCCCCCACATCCTCCGATGCAGAAATGCAGCAAGCGATCAATGATGTGGAGCGGGATTTGCGGGAACTGACCACCAACTCCATCCTCAAGGACGTGACCCCAGAATTGGAAGGCTGGGCGATGGCAGTTCGTTCTGCCATTCAGGAAGGGGTGAATTCGGCTCGTTTTGCCCTCGATCCCAGACAGCGGGATAAAACCTTCGGCATCCGTCGCACCTTGGGGGATTATGCTCGCCTGGCGCGGCTGGTTGGGGCGCTGACTCCTACCATGAGCCTCATCTATCGCAAGTTCGCTCAGAGTTTGGATGAAGTGGCTTCCGTCTTATTTGTGATGATGGGTGAAGCACTCTCTAATGTCGGCTTCGGCGGTCGTTATCTCTTACAGGCTCCCTATAGCGAGTTACAAGTGCGCCGGGATGCTGTTATCTATGCCCTGCGGAATTTAGTCGGGGCAACTCAAGAGGCTTATGCTCCCAACGAATGGCCCAGAGGGATCGATGCCTACCGCCAGCTTTTCCAACGGTTGGAAGAACAGGGACAAGGCGATCTTCGCGCTCTCCTGGTTGAAGGCGAGTTAAGTCGCGTCATGGATGCGCTCATTCAAAGGTCTGGTCAGGGTAGTGTCGCGGGTTTGCGCCAATTAGGGGCAACAGCACAGTTGGATGTCGAACGCCTGCGGCGCCTAGTCATCGTTGGTAAGAACTTGATCTATCCTGCTGCTCCACCTCTGACTGCTTTTCTGGAAGCTTTGCAGCTTTTTGTGGATGGTTTCGAGCCATCCGGTGGATTCCGGTTGCTGCGGATTGCCCGACCGCCGATTTTGTTCTATGGCCTGTATGGGATGTCCGCCTTTGATGAAGCTGAAGAAAGGCTGCTACGGCTGATCATTGAGCGCAATCAGCTTGCGGATAAACTGGACTGCTATTTGCAATGTGGCTGTACTTCTAAAACAGTTCTCTGCCAAATTGTTCTCGATAAAATTCTTTACGATCTCGATCGCGCGATCGACCTCTATGCTGTGGGGACGCAAGATACTAACGATCCTCTGAAGAAATCGCCAGAAAAACGGGCAGTTGCCTATAGCTACATCGTGGATGTTTTCCTATTTCCTAATCAGCCTAAAGGGGAAGCAAACCTTGAGCGAGGTCGCTGTCTCCTAGAAAATGATACTACAGGTTCCGAAGTTTTATTACCTGGCGAACAGGGTAATTCCCAACAGTACCTCAATCATCTCATTTATCAAAGTTGTTTGCAGATTCGCAAGGATCTTTATGTTTCTTCTGGAAACCCTGAACCCGCTGACACGAGGGTACTACTAGCACTTCCTGAAAATGACAAAACAATCAGAGACTTAGTTTGCCAAGAATTACAAGTTCAAAAAGACATGGAAGGTCGTTGGGAAAATCTGGTGCAAACGATGGCTCCGTCGTGCATACCATTTAGGAATGTTCGATGGAATAATTCAAACAATAAACACTCAGTATCAGGAGTATTTAATGTCATGAACAGCCTAATTAATCGAGCTTTACAGAGAGCTTTAGGGAAAACCGAAAATGATAGCCAAATCGATCTTGAAGTTAAATTTGAGTTACCAGGTAACTACGAAGAAAGCCTGAAGATTGTTGCTGATAAGCTCAGTCCTAAACTAGGCGAGTCAGCCCAAAATCTTGCTGAAGATTTTGATGATTTAGTTAATGACAATCCATTAACTGAGCCATGACAATTATTGATCACCGATTCATAAACTGGCTCTTCGGTTTGTGTTATGCAATGGACGGGGGTTATAAGGGATGGAACCCTTATAGAGAAAGGCATTTAGCGATTTTTGTCAATTGTTTTTTATCTAGAGCGAACTAATCAATTAAGTCTCTTGCCAGATAAGGATTTAGTCGATTTATGCCCCCCTATCGAACCATACCAAGTAACGAAGAACCCATAAACTTAGAGTTTTTAAGCAGGAGAGTACGGATGATGACACCTAGTACGAAAAGAGAAACTATACCAGAACCTAACACAGTAATTCACAAGAGGATTCAAGGCATTACTGAGGCAATTCTGAGCCTTGCTGATGCAAAACTAGCACTAAGTGTTGGCGAGGAAGCAGGAAACAACACAAATTCCGCAAATATGACAACAGCTGGATTAGCAGATATCGCCAATGCTATTAACAATTTGCAGCTATCTGTGAAAGTACCTGCTCCAAACATTTCCATCAATATCTCTGTCTACATACTCCTCATTAACCTCAATATCTTTATCTGGTGGTGGCTGTGTCGCAATAAACGAGACAGGATGGGTTGTTTGATGAACAATATGCGGCAATCGAAATTATGGGATCAAGCAATGAAGGGATACAGTGGAAAAAATGAACTTGAAAAGCGATTTACATCTATCTTTGAAACGCCTGTAGAGTCTATCGGTTTAAGAGCAGAATCTTTAGGTGAACCAACTCTACAAGAGGAAGAGGAAGGAGAACAAAAATGGATGGATTGTGCTTTAAAGATCGAGGATTTGTGTATGGAACTGTTGGGTTCTTTTGAGGTTAAATCCCCTGAAGCCGGACAACAAGCCGCTCCCCCAGCACCACCACCGCTAGAATTATTTCCTACTTCTTTAGAGGAGCAACTGACAGAGGAAAACCTAGCGCCAGCCCTGCCCTTACTTCACGAACTCAGTCAAGTTGAAGCCAGCTTGACACAAGAAGATCTGGACGTTGCCAATTTAGATCGTCTAGAAAGACAACTGGAAGTCCTGCAAAACAAATTAGCCGAGCATCCAGATTTGTTCAATGAAGA contains the following coding sequences:
- a CDS encoding IS5-like element ISMae4 family transposase, whose amino-acid sequence is MFISKIMDYQNLSDEQFKRRFGVYKQTYRKMVESVKSVEADSNSPSKRRPKPKLSIEEQVLVTLEYWREYRTYFHIGTSWELSESTICRIVNKTEKMLLQSGNFRLKGKKALLNQAEIPVVTVMDVTETPIERPKKKQKDFLGGKRGYHTLKSQLVADQNTEEIICVFCGKGRGHDFSLFKKSRVRFHPLTTSIEDSGYQGIAAYHSNSYTPKKKSKNRKLTELEKEYNKALAKERIIIEHINRKLKIFKILSCKYRNRRRRYSLRVNLLAAIYNCELGIGIAAS